The genomic segment AGCCCAACGGCTCAATCTGCTCATCAACCACCGAAGAAAACAATCGGCGCTTAGGTCGTTCTTTAATCATTAGATGTTGAGAGTGCTGTTTTGAACACGGCGCTGTCTACGTTGCCGCCAGAGCACACGACAGCGACGACCTTTCCCATAAACCGCTCTTTATCACCAGACAGAACAGCGGCGGCTGCAATGGCGCCACCTGGTTCGCAGACGATTTTAAGGCGAAGAAAGAGTGCGGCCATGGTGCGCTGAACATCATCGTCGGACGCGATCAACCCCGCCGAGACAAGGTCTCGATTTATTTCAAATGTCATCTCACCGGGGGTAGGCGATAACAAAGCATCACAAATTGACTTAGTTCCAGGTGGGTTGGTTTCGTGCTGACCAGAGACAAGAGATCTCGCCGTATCATCGAAGCCTTCCGGCTCTGCCGTATATACCAGAGTTTTCGGCAATAATGAATGGAACGCGAGAGCGCAGCCTGCCGTTAACCCACCTCCGCCACAGGGCACGACAAGAGCATCCAACTCAATCCCTAATGCGTTGCAGTCTTCGGCAATTTCAGCGCCGACTGTGCCTTGGCCGGCAACGACGTAGCGATCGTCATAGGGTTTAATGATTGTTGCATTGCGGTCTTTGGCAATGGCTTCGGCTATATCTTCTCTGACTTCATTATCTCGGTCGTACAGCACGACTTCTGCACCATAGGCCTTGGTGTTGGCGATCTTTAGTTTTGGCGCGTCGGCAGGCATGACAATGATGGCTGGTATGTTCAACGATTGTGCAGCCGCCGCCGTGCCTTGCGCATGATTGCCGGATGAGTAGGCAACAACTCCATTCGCGCGTCGGTCTTCGGGAATACGTGAAACCGTGTTGTAGGCCCCTCTGAATTTAAAGGACCCGGTCTTTTGTAGCATTTCCGGCTTTATCAGCAGGCGGCACCCTGCCAAATCATTCAGAAATGGTGATTCTAACAAAGGTGTCCGGACCGTCAGGTATTTCAGAACACGCGCAGCGTCTTCAATATCAGAAAAAGTCGGCGTCATGACCGGTAATCCTTGGCGTTAGCGATTGAGGTCGCCTTCGAGTGTCTGCGCCACTTGATTGGCAGAGAGGCGAGAACGGTAAACTTGCAAGTTTTCGAGCACTCGTTGAACATAGTTTCGGGTCTCGTCAAAGGGGATCATTTCAACCCAATCGATTGCATTAACGCTGCTATCTCGGGGATCGCCAAATTTTCGAACCCATCGTTTTACCCGCGATGGCCCCGCGTTATACCCGGCGATAGCCATGATATAGGACCCTTTGAAATCCCCCAGGAGACCTTCTAAATAATGACGGCCCAGCTTTAGATTATAGGCTGGGTCAGTGGTTAGTCGGCCTTTCGAATAGGAAATTCCAATTTGCTGCGCGACTTTTTTCGCGGTCGCGG from the Rhodospirillaceae bacterium genome contains:
- a CDS encoding threonine/serine dehydratase; its protein translation is MTPTFSDIEDAARVLKYLTVRTPLLESPFLNDLAGCRLLIKPEMLQKTGSFKFRGAYNTVSRIPEDRRANGVVAYSSGNHAQGTAAAAQSLNIPAIIVMPADAPKLKIANTKAYGAEVVLYDRDNEVREDIAEAIAKDRNATIIKPYDDRYVVAGQGTVGAEIAEDCNALGIELDALVVPCGGGGLTAGCALAFHSLLPKTLVYTAEPEGFDDTARSLVSGQHETNPPGTKSICDALLSPTPGEMTFEINRDLVSAGLIASDDDVQRTMAALFLRLKIVCEPGGAIAAAAVLSGDKERFMGKVVAVVCSGGNVDSAVFKTALSTSND
- a CDS encoding lytic transglycosylase domain-containing protein; the protein is RLDQTISIAKKARQKGMLFPDIGYPIIRLPKTSINRQGRLAEYPLILAMIRQESAFYVKAKSHAGARGLLQLMPATAKKVAQQIGISYSKGRLTTDPAYNLKLGRHYLEGLLGDFKGSYIMAIAGYNAGPSRVKRWVRKFGDPRDSSVNAIDWVEMIPFDETRNYVQRVLENLQVYRSRLSANQVAQTLEGDLNR